A single region of the Populus nigra chromosome 2, ddPopNigr1.1, whole genome shotgun sequence genome encodes:
- the LOC133681743 gene encoding uncharacterized protein LOC133681743 isoform X3: protein MSSMIAVTTTQLDERQREPLLHNPRSLSNEEEEEITNTPSTSSSNASPPPTQRLLSLDVFRGLTVALMILVDDAGGAFPCINHSPWFGVTLADFVMPFFLFVVGVSISLVFKKVSSKPMATKKVILRTIKLFLLGLLLQGGYFHGRHDLTYGVDVGKIRWMGVLQRISIGYLFAAMSEIWLVDSITVDSPMAFVKKYYIQWMVAFLFCTFYMCLLYGLYVPDWQFEVPSTNLFGYEFGTKIVNCGVRGSLEPPCNAVGLIDRFFLGEHHLYQHPVYRRTKHCSVNSPDYGPLPPNSPGWCLAPFDPEGILSSLMAAITCFLGLQFGHILVHFKGHMQRLCLWSVCSFIMLITGYVFELLVNISGVPLCKPLYTLSYMCITAGASGLALTIIFYISFGIILAFKIGEEIAL, encoded by the exons ATGTCTAGTATGATCGCAGTTACGACAACACAATTAGATGAACGACAACGAGAACCCCTTCTACACAATCCCCGTTCGCTTTccaatgaagaagaagaagagatcacCAACACGCCTTCAACCTCATCATCCAACGCATCGCCACCACCAACTCAACGTCTCCTTTCTCTCGACGTTTTCCGTGGCCTTACCGTCGCT CTCATGATTTTAGTTGATGATGCTGGTGGAGCTTTTCCTTGTATTAATCACTCTCCGTGGTTTGGTGTGACGCTTGCCGATTTTGTGATGCCTTTTTTCCTCTTTGTTGTTGGTGTCTCTATCAGTTTAGTTTTTAAG AAAGTATCTAGCAAACCAATGGCCACAAAGAAAGTCATACTGAGGACTATCAAACTATTTCTTTTGGGATTATTGTTGCAAG GTGGGTATTTCCATGGACGCCACGATTTAACATACGGGGTTGATGTGGGCAAGATACGTTGGATGGGCGTGCTACAG AGGATATCCATTGGATATCTCTTTGCTGCAATGTCAGAGATCTGGCTTGTGGACAGTATCACGGTCGACTCACCTATGGCTTTTGTGAAGAAATACTACATCCAATG gATGGTTGCTTTCTTATTTTGCACATTTTACATGTGCTTGCTGTATGGCCTTTATGTTCCAGACTGGCAATTCGAAGTTCCAAGCACAAATCTGTTTGGATATGAATTCGGTACTAAAATT GTGAATTGTGGAGTGAGGGGCAGTCTTGAACCTCCTTGTAATGCAGTTGGTCTGATTGACCGATTTTTTCTTGGTGAACATCATCTATATCAACATCCTGTGTATAGAAGAACAAAG CATTGTAGTGTTAATTCTCCTGACTATGGACCTCTGCCACCAAATTCACCTGGGTGGTGCCTTGCTCCATTTGACCCAGAGGGCATCTTGAG TTCTTTGATGGCTGCTATTACATGTTTTCTTGGATTGCAGTTTGGTCATATCCTTGTTCATTTCAAG GGCCACATGCAAAGGCTGTGTTTGTGGTCTGTGTGTTCTTTCATCATGCTAATTACTGGATATGTTTTTGAGCTTCTGG TGAATATTTCAGGCGTTCCTCTTTGTAAACCATTATATACATTGAGCTATATGTGCATTACAGCTGGAGCATCAGGCTTGGCTTTAACAATCATCTTTTATATA AGCTTTGGAATTATCTTGGCTTTTAAGATCGGGGAAGAAATAGCTTTATGA
- the LOC133681743 gene encoding uncharacterized protein LOC133681743 isoform X2, whose product MSSMIAVTTTQLDERQREPLLHNPRSLSNEEEEEITNTPSTSSSNASPPPTQRLLSLDVFRGLTVALMILVDDAGGAFPCINHSPWFGVTLADFVMPFFLFVVGVSISLVFKKVSSKPMATKKVILRTIKLFLLGLLLQGGYFHGRHDLTYGVDVGKIRWMGVLQRISIGYLFAAMSEIWLVDSITVDSPMAFVKKYYIQWMVAFLFCTFYMCLLYGLYVPDWQFEVPSTNLFGYEFGTKIVNCGVRGSLEPPCNAVGLIDRFFLGEHHLYQHPVYRRTKHCSVNSPDYGPLPPNSPGWCLAPFDPEGILSSLMAAITCFLGLQFGHILVHFKGHMQRLCLWSVCSFIMLITGYVFELLGVPLCKPLYTLSYMCITAGASGLALTIIFYIVDVKHFRKPTMILQWMGMNALIIYALAACDLFPAAIQGFYWGSPENNLVDDTESLFQVMLHSKKWGTLVFVIVEIGFWGLVAGFLHLKGIYVRL is encoded by the exons ATGTCTAGTATGATCGCAGTTACGACAACACAATTAGATGAACGACAACGAGAACCCCTTCTACACAATCCCCGTTCGCTTTccaatgaagaagaagaagagatcacCAACACGCCTTCAACCTCATCATCCAACGCATCGCCACCACCAACTCAACGTCTCCTTTCTCTCGACGTTTTCCGTGGCCTTACCGTCGCT CTCATGATTTTAGTTGATGATGCTGGTGGAGCTTTTCCTTGTATTAATCACTCTCCGTGGTTTGGTGTGACGCTTGCCGATTTTGTGATGCCTTTTTTCCTCTTTGTTGTTGGTGTCTCTATCAGTTTAGTTTTTAAG AAAGTATCTAGCAAACCAATGGCCACAAAGAAAGTCATACTGAGGACTATCAAACTATTTCTTTTGGGATTATTGTTGCAAG GTGGGTATTTCCATGGACGCCACGATTTAACATACGGGGTTGATGTGGGCAAGATACGTTGGATGGGCGTGCTACAG AGGATATCCATTGGATATCTCTTTGCTGCAATGTCAGAGATCTGGCTTGTGGACAGTATCACGGTCGACTCACCTATGGCTTTTGTGAAGAAATACTACATCCAATG gATGGTTGCTTTCTTATTTTGCACATTTTACATGTGCTTGCTGTATGGCCTTTATGTTCCAGACTGGCAATTCGAAGTTCCAAGCACAAATCTGTTTGGATATGAATTCGGTACTAAAATT GTGAATTGTGGAGTGAGGGGCAGTCTTGAACCTCCTTGTAATGCAGTTGGTCTGATTGACCGATTTTTTCTTGGTGAACATCATCTATATCAACATCCTGTGTATAGAAGAACAAAG CATTGTAGTGTTAATTCTCCTGACTATGGACCTCTGCCACCAAATTCACCTGGGTGGTGCCTTGCTCCATTTGACCCAGAGGGCATCTTGAG TTCTTTGATGGCTGCTATTACATGTTTTCTTGGATTGCAGTTTGGTCATATCCTTGTTCATTTCAAG GGCCACATGCAAAGGCTGTGTTTGTGGTCTGTGTGTTCTTTCATCATGCTAATTACTGGATATGTTTTTGAGCTTCTGG GCGTTCCTCTTTGTAAACCATTATATACATTGAGCTATATGTGCATTACAGCTGGAGCATCAGGCTTGGCTTTAACAATCATCTTTTATATA GTTGATGTCAAGCATTTTAGAAAGCCCACGATGATACTTCAGTGGATGGGAATGAATGCACTCATCATTTATGCGCTGGCTGCCTGTGACCTTTTCCCAGCAGCCATTCAAGGTTTCTATTGGGGTTCACCAGAAAACAACTTG GTTGATGATACAGAATCGCTGTTCCAAGTCATGCTCCATTCAAAGAAGTGGGGCACCCTTGTTTTTGTAATTGTGGAGATTGGATTCTGGGGCCTTGTGGCTGGTTTCCTACACTTGAAAGGCATATATGTGAGACTGTGA
- the LOC133681743 gene encoding uncharacterized protein LOC133681743 isoform X4, with the protein MSSMIAVTTTQLDERQREPLLHNPRSLSNEEEEEITNTPSTSSSNASPPPTQRLLSLDVFRGLTVALMILVDDAGGAFPCINHSPWFGVTLADFVMPFFLFVVGVSISLVFKKVSSKPMATKKVILRTIKLFLLGLLLQGGYFHGRHDLTYGVDVGKIRWMGVLQRISIGYLFAAMSEIWLVDSITVDSPMAFVKKYYIQWMVAFLFCTFYMCLLYGLYVPDWQFEVPSTNLFGYEFGTKIVNCGVRGSLEPPCNAVGLIDRFFLGEHHLYQHPVYRRTKHCSVNSPDYGPLPPNSPGWCLAPFDPEGILSSLMAAITCFLGLQFGHILVHFKGHMQRLCLWSVCSFIMLITGYVFELLGVPLCKPLYTLSYMCITAGASGLALTIIFYISFGIILAFKIGEEIAL; encoded by the exons ATGTCTAGTATGATCGCAGTTACGACAACACAATTAGATGAACGACAACGAGAACCCCTTCTACACAATCCCCGTTCGCTTTccaatgaagaagaagaagagatcacCAACACGCCTTCAACCTCATCATCCAACGCATCGCCACCACCAACTCAACGTCTCCTTTCTCTCGACGTTTTCCGTGGCCTTACCGTCGCT CTCATGATTTTAGTTGATGATGCTGGTGGAGCTTTTCCTTGTATTAATCACTCTCCGTGGTTTGGTGTGACGCTTGCCGATTTTGTGATGCCTTTTTTCCTCTTTGTTGTTGGTGTCTCTATCAGTTTAGTTTTTAAG AAAGTATCTAGCAAACCAATGGCCACAAAGAAAGTCATACTGAGGACTATCAAACTATTTCTTTTGGGATTATTGTTGCAAG GTGGGTATTTCCATGGACGCCACGATTTAACATACGGGGTTGATGTGGGCAAGATACGTTGGATGGGCGTGCTACAG AGGATATCCATTGGATATCTCTTTGCTGCAATGTCAGAGATCTGGCTTGTGGACAGTATCACGGTCGACTCACCTATGGCTTTTGTGAAGAAATACTACATCCAATG gATGGTTGCTTTCTTATTTTGCACATTTTACATGTGCTTGCTGTATGGCCTTTATGTTCCAGACTGGCAATTCGAAGTTCCAAGCACAAATCTGTTTGGATATGAATTCGGTACTAAAATT GTGAATTGTGGAGTGAGGGGCAGTCTTGAACCTCCTTGTAATGCAGTTGGTCTGATTGACCGATTTTTTCTTGGTGAACATCATCTATATCAACATCCTGTGTATAGAAGAACAAAG CATTGTAGTGTTAATTCTCCTGACTATGGACCTCTGCCACCAAATTCACCTGGGTGGTGCCTTGCTCCATTTGACCCAGAGGGCATCTTGAG TTCTTTGATGGCTGCTATTACATGTTTTCTTGGATTGCAGTTTGGTCATATCCTTGTTCATTTCAAG GGCCACATGCAAAGGCTGTGTTTGTGGTCTGTGTGTTCTTTCATCATGCTAATTACTGGATATGTTTTTGAGCTTCTGG GCGTTCCTCTTTGTAAACCATTATATACATTGAGCTATATGTGCATTACAGCTGGAGCATCAGGCTTGGCTTTAACAATCATCTTTTATATA AGCTTTGGAATTATCTTGGCTTTTAAGATCGGGGAAGAAATAGCTTTATGA
- the LOC133681743 gene encoding uncharacterized protein LOC133681743 isoform X1, whose translation MSSMIAVTTTQLDERQREPLLHNPRSLSNEEEEEITNTPSTSSSNASPPPTQRLLSLDVFRGLTVALMILVDDAGGAFPCINHSPWFGVTLADFVMPFFLFVVGVSISLVFKKVSSKPMATKKVILRTIKLFLLGLLLQGGYFHGRHDLTYGVDVGKIRWMGVLQRISIGYLFAAMSEIWLVDSITVDSPMAFVKKYYIQWMVAFLFCTFYMCLLYGLYVPDWQFEVPSTNLFGYEFGTKIVNCGVRGSLEPPCNAVGLIDRFFLGEHHLYQHPVYRRTKHCSVNSPDYGPLPPNSPGWCLAPFDPEGILSSLMAAITCFLGLQFGHILVHFKGHMQRLCLWSVCSFIMLITGYVFELLVNISGVPLCKPLYTLSYMCITAGASGLALTIIFYIVDVKHFRKPTMILQWMGMNALIIYALAACDLFPAAIQGFYWGSPENNLVDDTESLFQVMLHSKKWGTLVFVIVEIGFWGLVAGFLHLKGIYVRL comes from the exons ATGTCTAGTATGATCGCAGTTACGACAACACAATTAGATGAACGACAACGAGAACCCCTTCTACACAATCCCCGTTCGCTTTccaatgaagaagaagaagagatcacCAACACGCCTTCAACCTCATCATCCAACGCATCGCCACCACCAACTCAACGTCTCCTTTCTCTCGACGTTTTCCGTGGCCTTACCGTCGCT CTCATGATTTTAGTTGATGATGCTGGTGGAGCTTTTCCTTGTATTAATCACTCTCCGTGGTTTGGTGTGACGCTTGCCGATTTTGTGATGCCTTTTTTCCTCTTTGTTGTTGGTGTCTCTATCAGTTTAGTTTTTAAG AAAGTATCTAGCAAACCAATGGCCACAAAGAAAGTCATACTGAGGACTATCAAACTATTTCTTTTGGGATTATTGTTGCAAG GTGGGTATTTCCATGGACGCCACGATTTAACATACGGGGTTGATGTGGGCAAGATACGTTGGATGGGCGTGCTACAG AGGATATCCATTGGATATCTCTTTGCTGCAATGTCAGAGATCTGGCTTGTGGACAGTATCACGGTCGACTCACCTATGGCTTTTGTGAAGAAATACTACATCCAATG gATGGTTGCTTTCTTATTTTGCACATTTTACATGTGCTTGCTGTATGGCCTTTATGTTCCAGACTGGCAATTCGAAGTTCCAAGCACAAATCTGTTTGGATATGAATTCGGTACTAAAATT GTGAATTGTGGAGTGAGGGGCAGTCTTGAACCTCCTTGTAATGCAGTTGGTCTGATTGACCGATTTTTTCTTGGTGAACATCATCTATATCAACATCCTGTGTATAGAAGAACAAAG CATTGTAGTGTTAATTCTCCTGACTATGGACCTCTGCCACCAAATTCACCTGGGTGGTGCCTTGCTCCATTTGACCCAGAGGGCATCTTGAG TTCTTTGATGGCTGCTATTACATGTTTTCTTGGATTGCAGTTTGGTCATATCCTTGTTCATTTCAAG GGCCACATGCAAAGGCTGTGTTTGTGGTCTGTGTGTTCTTTCATCATGCTAATTACTGGATATGTTTTTGAGCTTCTGG TGAATATTTCAGGCGTTCCTCTTTGTAAACCATTATATACATTGAGCTATATGTGCATTACAGCTGGAGCATCAGGCTTGGCTTTAACAATCATCTTTTATATA GTTGATGTCAAGCATTTTAGAAAGCCCACGATGATACTTCAGTGGATGGGAATGAATGCACTCATCATTTATGCGCTGGCTGCCTGTGACCTTTTCCCAGCAGCCATTCAAGGTTTCTATTGGGGTTCACCAGAAAACAACTTG GTTGATGATACAGAATCGCTGTTCCAAGTCATGCTCCATTCAAAGAAGTGGGGCACCCTTGTTTTTGTAATTGTGGAGATTGGATTCTGGGGCCTTGTGGCTGGTTTCCTACACTTGAAAGGCATATATGTGAGACTGTGA